From Megalobrama amblycephala isolate DHTTF-2021 linkage group LG24, ASM1881202v1, whole genome shotgun sequence, the proteins below share one genomic window:
- the rps12 gene encoding 40S ribosomal protein S12: protein MAEEGITAGGVMDVNTALPEVLKTALIHDGLARGIREAAKALDKRQAHLCVLAANCDEPMYVKLVEALCAEHQINLIKVDDNKKLGEWVGLCKIDREGKPRKVVGCSCVVIKDYGKESQAKDVIEEYFKSKK from the exons ATGGCCGAGGAAGG CATCACTGCTGGAGGTGTGATGGATGTCAACACTGCTCTCCCTGAAGTGCTGAAGACCGCACTCATCCACGACGGTCTGGCCCGCGGTATCCGTGAGGCCGCTAAGGCCCTCGACAA GCGCCAGGCTCATCTTTGCGTCCTGGCAGCAAACTGTGATGAGCCCATGTATGTCAAGCTGGTGGAGGCTCTCTGTGCCGAGCATCAGATCAACCTCATCAAG GTTGATGACAATAAGAAGCTTGGTGAGTGGGTTGGTCTATGCAAGATCGACAGAGAGGGCAAACCCCGCAAGGTGGTGGGCTGCAGCTGTGTAGTCATCAAG GACTACGGCAAAGAGTCCCAGGCTAAGGACGTCATTGAAGAGTACTTCAAATCCAAGAAATAA
- the zgc:153284 gene encoding SH3 domain-binding glutamic acid-rich-like protein 3: MSITVYFSSVSGSREVKQHQSEIFQFLDSKKIKYRTLDITSSTDVKEEMRKKVGNPSAMPPQVFNGDKYCGDYQKFFDAVEDGKPEAFFKL; the protein is encoded by the exons ATGTCAATCACGGTGTATTTCAGCAGTGTGAGTGGCTCTAGAGAG GTAAAGCAACATCAGTCTGAGATTTTCCAGTTCCTGGATTCTAAGAAGATCAAGTACCGTACTTTAGACATCACATCTAGCACTGACGTGAAGGAAGAGATGAGGAAGAAAGTGGGAAACCCCTCAGCGATGCCCCCTCAGGTCTTTAATGGGGACAAATACTGTGGG GACTATCAGAAGTTTTTTGATGCGGTGGAGGATGGGAAACCAGAGGCGTTCTTCAAACTCTGA